One window of Triplophysa rosa linkage group LG8, Trosa_1v2, whole genome shotgun sequence genomic DNA carries:
- the hibadhb gene encoding 3-hydroxyisobutyrate dehydrogenase b isoform X2: MASKTQVGFIGLGNMGNPMAKNLMKHGYPVIASDVFPESCKELQELGAQILDNPADVADKADRIITMLPSSPNVIDVYTGPNGILKKVKKGSLLIDSSTIDPAVTKEMAVAAEKMGAVFMDAPVSGGVGAATSGKLTFMVGGPEAEFNAAKELLSCMGANVVYCGQVGTGQAAKICNNMLLAIGMIGTAETMNLGIRLGLDPKLLAKILNMSSGRCWSSDTYNPVPGVMEGVPSANNYQGGFGTTLMAKDLGLAQNTATNTKTPVPLGSLAHQIYRMMCARGYASKDFSSVFQFLREEEGQ; encoded by the exons ATGGCCTCTAAAACCCAGGTGGGCTTCATTGGCCTGGGGAACATGGGAAACCCAATGGCAAAGAACCTCATGAAACATGGATATCCAGTGATAGCCTCGGATGTATTTCCAGAGTCCTGCAAAGAGTTACAGGAGCTTGGAGCTCAG ATTCTGGACAACCCTGCAGATGTGGCAGACAAGGCAGATCGCATCATCACAATGCTTCCATCTAGCCCTAATGTTATAGATGTGTATACAGGCCCAAATGGCATTCTGAA AAAAGTGAAAAAAGGATCTCTCCTCATTGATTCCAGCACTATTGATCCAGCTGTGACCAAGGAGATGGCAGTTGCCGCAGAGAAAATGGGGGCTGTGTTCATGGATGCCCCAGTGTCTGGAG GTGTTGGTGCTGCCACTTCTGGTAAGCTCACCTTTATGGTGGGTGGGCCTGAGGCAGAGTTCAACGCGGCCAAGGAGCTTCTGAGCTGTATGGGCGCCAATGTTGTTTACTGTGGCCAGGTCGGCACAGGGCAG GCAGCTAAAATCTGCAACAACATGCTGCTGGCCATTGGGATGATTGGAACAGCAGAGACCATGAACTTGGGCATCAG ATTAGGGCTTGACCCAAAACTTCTAGCCAAGATCTTGAACATGAGTTCTGGCCGCTGTTGGTCAAGCGATACATACAACCCTGTCCCGGGTGTGATGGAGGGAGTGCCCTCAGCAAACAACTATCAGGGCGGCTTTGGAACTACACTAATGGCTAAG GATCTTGGACTTGCACAGAATACAGCAACCAACACAAAGACACCCGTGCCGCTGGGCTCTCTAGCCCATCAGATTTACCGAATGATGTGTGCACGTGGCTATGCCAGCAAAGACTTCTCCTCTGTCTTCCAGTTCCTTCGCGAGGAGGAGGGACAGTAG
- the hibadhb gene encoding 3-hydroxyisobutyrate dehydrogenase b isoform X1, with product MAVLLRGSRCLVGKWHNHVNAVQVSIRSMASKTQVGFIGLGNMGNPMAKNLMKHGYPVIASDVFPESCKELQELGAQILDNPADVADKADRIITMLPSSPNVIDVYTGPNGILKKVKKGSLLIDSSTIDPAVTKEMAVAAEKMGAVFMDAPVSGGVGAATSGKLTFMVGGPEAEFNAAKELLSCMGANVVYCGQVGTGQAAKICNNMLLAIGMIGTAETMNLGIRLGLDPKLLAKILNMSSGRCWSSDTYNPVPGVMEGVPSANNYQGGFGTTLMAKDLGLAQNTATNTKTPVPLGSLAHQIYRMMCARGYASKDFSSVFQFLREEEGQ from the exons ATGGCTGTTCTGTTAAGGGGCTCGCGTTGCCTAGTGGGAAAGTGGCATAACCATGTCAACGCGGTGCAGG TCTCTATCAGGTCCATGGCCTCTAAAACCCAGGTGGGCTTCATTGGCCTGGGGAACATGGGAAACCCAATGGCAAAGAACCTCATGAAACATGGATATCCAGTGATAGCCTCGGATGTATTTCCAGAGTCCTGCAAAGAGTTACAGGAGCTTGGAGCTCAG ATTCTGGACAACCCTGCAGATGTGGCAGACAAGGCAGATCGCATCATCACAATGCTTCCATCTAGCCCTAATGTTATAGATGTGTATACAGGCCCAAATGGCATTCTGAA AAAAGTGAAAAAAGGATCTCTCCTCATTGATTCCAGCACTATTGATCCAGCTGTGACCAAGGAGATGGCAGTTGCCGCAGAGAAAATGGGGGCTGTGTTCATGGATGCCCCAGTGTCTGGAG GTGTTGGTGCTGCCACTTCTGGTAAGCTCACCTTTATGGTGGGTGGGCCTGAGGCAGAGTTCAACGCGGCCAAGGAGCTTCTGAGCTGTATGGGCGCCAATGTTGTTTACTGTGGCCAGGTCGGCACAGGGCAG GCAGCTAAAATCTGCAACAACATGCTGCTGGCCATTGGGATGATTGGAACAGCAGAGACCATGAACTTGGGCATCAG ATTAGGGCTTGACCCAAAACTTCTAGCCAAGATCTTGAACATGAGTTCTGGCCGCTGTTGGTCAAGCGATACATACAACCCTGTCCCGGGTGTGATGGAGGGAGTGCCCTCAGCAAACAACTATCAGGGCGGCTTTGGAACTACACTAATGGCTAAG GATCTTGGACTTGCACAGAATACAGCAACCAACACAAAGACACCCGTGCCGCTGGGCTCTCTAGCCCATCAGATTTACCGAATGATGTGTGCACGTGGCTATGCCAGCAAAGACTTCTCCTCTGTCTTCCAGTTCCTTCGCGAGGAGGAGGGACAGTAG